One window of the Caminibacter pacificus genome contains the following:
- a CDS encoding peptidylprolyl isomerase: MKKIILGSMIAAGALFAFPGMMGGAMKGNAALTGKPLPGLKDSTVLAELNGKKITVKDVNAYLQGITGDNRIRLQDLPAQHVKQFVQQYVEMLEIYNSKAKDITKTPQYQAAAKKLAVDMWLKNQLQTIKISDKEARAFYEKNKDIYFKTTPKIKARHIVVKDEKTAEKIINELKGLHGKALEDKFAELAKKYSIGPSKVQGGELGYFDPKQMVPAFAKACEELKPGQMTLKPVKTRFGYHVILVEDKKDNNYLPYEQVKMQIIEYLKRVKLKDELQKIKDSSKVKYTIPKS, translated from the coding sequence ATGAAAAAAATAATTTTAGGAAGTATGATAGCTGCCGGAGCGCTTTTTGCGTTTCCAGGTATGATGGGCGGAGCTATGAAAGGCAACGCCGCACTGACAGGAAAACCTCTGCCTGGACTTAAAGACAGTACTGTTTTAGCCGAACTAAACGGTAAAAAAATTACCGTAAAAGACGTAAACGCTTATCTTCAAGGTATTACGGGAGATAACAGAATCAGACTTCAAGACTTACCTGCTCAACACGTTAAACAATTCGTTCAACAATATGTTGAAATGCTTGAAATTTACAACTCAAAAGCAAAAGACATCACAAAAACACCTCAATATCAAGCAGCAGCTAAAAAACTTGCGGTTGATATGTGGCTGAAAAATCAACTTCAAACAATTAAAATCAGCGATAAAGAAGCAAGAGCGTTTTATGAAAAAAATAAAGACATCTATTTCAAAACTACACCAAAAATCAAAGCGAGACATATCGTAGTAAAAGATGAAAAAACGGCTGAAAAAATTATTAACGAATTAAAAGGTCTTCACGGGAAAGCTTTAGAAGATAAATTTGCTGAACTTGCTAAAAAATATTCTATCGGACCGAGTAAAGTTCAAGGCGGAGAGCTTGGATATTTCGATCCTAAGCAAATGGTACCTGCATTCGCAAAAGCTTGTGAAGAGCTAAAACCTGGACAAATGACACTAAAACCTGTAAAAACGAGATTCGGATACCATGTAATTTTGGTTGAAGATAAAAAAGACAACAATTACTTACCGTACGAACAAGTTAAAATGCAAATTATAGAATACCTAAAAAGAGTTAAACTTAAAGACGAGCTTCAAAAAATCAAAGATTCAAGCAAAGTTAAATATACGATTCCAAAATCATAA
- the fbaA gene encoding class II fructose-bisphosphate aldolase, with the protein MGIMDLVKPGVLTGSEAAKVLDYAKEHGFALPAINIVGTNSANAVMEAASSLNLPVIIQFSNGGAHFWAGKGLDNEGQKAAILGAIAGAKHIHTLAEAYGIPVILHTDHAARKLLPWIDGLIEANAKHKEKYGRPLFSSHMLDLSEEPLEQNVQTCKEYLKKLSALDIMLEIELGVTGGEEDGVDNTGIDNSKLYTQPEDVAYAYKELSEVSDLFMIAASFGNVHGVYKPGKVKLEPIILKNSQEYVREKFGLKDEKPIRFVFHGGSGSELSKIHEAIDYGVVKMNIDTDTQWAFWSGVKSYIEKYHDYLQSQIGNPEGEDKPNKKYYDPRKWLREGEKSMKERVIQAYKDLRAI; encoded by the coding sequence ATGGGGATTATGGATTTAGTAAAACCTGGAGTTTTAACCGGAAGTGAAGCGGCAAAAGTACTTGATTACGCAAAAGAGCACGGGTTCGCTCTTCCTGCAATCAATATCGTAGGTACGAATTCTGCAAATGCAGTTATGGAAGCTGCGAGTTCTTTGAATCTTCCGGTTATTATTCAATTTAGTAACGGAGGAGCTCACTTTTGGGCCGGAAAAGGTCTTGATAACGAAGGACAAAAAGCAGCTATTTTAGGTGCTATTGCGGGGGCTAAACATATTCATACATTGGCTGAAGCGTATGGAATTCCTGTAATTCTTCATACAGACCACGCAGCAAGAAAACTTTTGCCGTGGATTGACGGACTAATTGAAGCAAACGCAAAACATAAAGAAAAATACGGAAGACCTCTATTTAGCTCTCATATGCTCGATTTAAGCGAAGAGCCTTTGGAGCAAAACGTACAAACTTGTAAAGAGTATCTGAAAAAACTAAGCGCACTTGATATTATGCTTGAAATCGAGCTTGGTGTAACAGGTGGTGAGGAAGACGGAGTTGACAATACGGGAATTGACAACTCAAAACTCTACACTCAACCTGAAGACGTTGCGTATGCATATAAAGAGCTTAGTGAAGTAAGTGACTTATTTATGATTGCGGCATCATTCGGTAACGTGCACGGCGTTTATAAACCGGGGAAAGTAAAACTTGAGCCGATTATTCTTAAAAACTCACAAGAATACGTAAGAGAAAAATTCGGACTAAAAGATGAAAAACCTATCAGATTCGTATTCCACGGAGGAAGCGGTAGCGAACTTAGCAAAATCCACGAAGCTATCGATTACGGTGTTGTAAAAATGAATATCGATACGGATACTCAGTGGGCGTTTTGGAGCGGCGTAAAATCATATATCGAAAAATATCACGATTATCTACAAAGCCAAATCGGTAACCCTGAGGGCGAAGATAAACCTAACAAAAAATATTACGACCCGAGAAAATGGCTAAGAGAAGGCGAAAAATCAATGAAAGAAAGGGTAATTCAGGCTTACAAAGACCTAAGAGCTATTTAA
- a CDS encoding 1-aminocyclopropane-1-carboxylate deaminase/D-cysteine desulfhydrase — protein sequence MLSSPITPFIFKNNFYHIKRDDLLKPFEGNKARKFYYFYKNEFPNIKRVISFGSNQSNAMYSLSKLCKLKGWEFIYFTNHIPSLLKNNPHGNYLGALKNGAKIIEIDLKGDELRHYVLSLKDKNCLIIEEGGRIKESEYGIKLLAQEINDYCKKNDLKVFLPSGTGTTAYFLAKHLEVEVLTVACVGNEEYLKRQWSYLSDNQEIKNLTILPPRRKYHFGKLYKNLYDIWKELKFAGIEFDLLYDPIGWDTILFHDLKNILYIHQGGLQGNFSMLKRYQRKYD from the coding sequence ATGCTCTCCTCTCCCATTACCCCTTTTATCTTCAAAAATAACTTCTATCATATTAAAAGAGACGATTTATTAAAACCTTTTGAAGGAAATAAAGCAAGAAAGTTTTATTATTTTTATAAAAACGAATTTCCTAACATAAAAAGAGTTATATCATTTGGTTCGAATCAATCGAATGCCATGTATTCTTTGAGTAAGCTTTGTAAATTAAAAGGTTGGGAATTTATATATTTTACGAATCATATTCCTTCATTACTAAAAAACAATCCTCACGGAAATTATTTAGGCGCTTTAAAAAACGGCGCGAAAATAATAGAAATCGATTTAAAAGGTGATGAGCTGAGACATTACGTATTAAGTTTAAAAGATAAAAATTGCCTGATAATAGAAGAGGGCGGCAGAATCAAAGAGTCCGAATACGGAATAAAATTATTAGCTCAAGAAATTAACGATTATTGTAAAAAAAATGATTTAAAGGTTTTTTTACCAAGCGGGACGGGAACTACCGCATATTTTTTGGCAAAACATCTGGAAGTTGAAGTTTTAACGGTTGCGTGTGTAGGGAATGAGGAGTATTTGAAAAGGCAATGGAGCTATTTAAGCGATAATCAAGAAATAAAAAATTTAACAATTTTACCACCGAGGAGAAAATATCATTTCGGTAAACTTTATAAAAACTTATATGATATATGGAAAGAACTAAAATTTGCGGGTATTGAATTTGATTTGTTATATGACCCGATAGGTTGGGATACAATACTTTTTCACGACTTAAAAAACATACTCTATATCCATCAAGGCGGACTTCAAGGTAACTTTTCAATGCTTAAGCGTTATCAAAGAAAATATGATTAA
- a CDS encoding proton-conducting transporter membrane subunit yields MGGLVTLNIVLPWIIALIIYLAKKDVVTNTLTFLTLPILIVTAYFAYIQPHPAFIETPSWVDMLITLYDFGLLAYFFYQGVVRKNHLITILATIQIVFLVIVILMMPHSSTPNIYVDNITLMFYLIVAIVGVPIAIFATKYMDYSEKGKHSFVAIVIWFLGVMNFAVSVNNIEWFFALFETTTLASYIMIGFRGDKEAINNSNLALWMNQIGGIAILVALMIFIKVNGVYHFTDLLKHPNIISMAALGFLSLSALVKGAQMPFHKWLLGAMVAPTPVSAILHSATMVKIAPYLILRIAPVIKGTLLAKLLIITTGYVFVVAAVIALTQDNFKKILAYSTISLLGLMMLAAAVGTPIAITASLVLIIFHAFAKGFLFVEAGVLEKAFHVKYINQMRRLIEKAPLTLMFIFFGFLNMTFVPFGTFIGKWMMIEEVSNFLQHGSYIILILYVGAGSAFLSILYMKVLGISVRKAHGIREVKWVKLPKTFNFVSVWYYAWLLAITVFIAPFIADFIVPIATTIAGKTPDISASGLTLHMYHSTLYFWQILGALVLLLLIHALPYFVRFKADTVHPYNCGEAFPRHMETWNFECLSRYEGYFIAFSVALFIMVVVLGGGLL; encoded by the coding sequence ATGGGAGGATTAGTCACTCTTAATATCGTCTTGCCATGGATAATTGCGTTAATTATCTATTTGGCAAAAAAAGACGTCGTAACGAACACTCTTACTTTTTTAACGTTGCCAATCTTAATCGTAACTGCGTATTTTGCCTATATTCAGCCACATCCGGCATTTATAGAGACGCCAAGCTGGGTGGATATGTTAATTACGCTTTATGATTTCGGATTGCTTGCATACTTCTTTTATCAAGGGGTTGTAAGAAAAAATCACTTAATTACTATTTTGGCTACCATTCAAATCGTTTTTTTAGTGATTGTTATATTAATGATGCCTCATTCATCTACACCGAATATCTATGTAGACAACATTACGCTAATGTTTTATTTAATCGTAGCGATTGTCGGTGTACCGATTGCGATTTTCGCTACTAAATATATGGATTATTCGGAAAAAGGAAAACACTCTTTTGTAGCGATTGTGATTTGGTTTTTGGGAGTTATGAATTTTGCCGTTAGTGTAAACAATATCGAATGGTTTTTTGCACTTTTTGAAACTACCACTCTTGCAAGTTATATTATGATCGGATTTAGAGGAGACAAAGAAGCGATAAACAACTCAAACCTCGCTCTTTGGATGAACCAAATCGGCGGTATTGCGATTTTGGTGGCTTTGATGATTTTTATTAAAGTAAACGGAGTTTATCACTTTACCGACCTTTTAAAACATCCTAATATCATATCAATGGCGGCTTTAGGATTTTTATCTCTATCCGCACTTGTAAAGGGAGCTCAAATGCCGTTTCATAAATGGCTTTTGGGTGCAATGGTCGCTCCGACTCCTGTTAGTGCGATTTTGCATTCGGCTACAATGGTAAAAATCGCTCCGTATTTGATATTGAGAATCGCTCCCGTGATTAAAGGGACTCTTCTTGCCAAACTTTTAATTATTACCACCGGTTATGTATTTGTAGTTGCCGCAGTTATCGCATTAACACAAGACAATTTCAAAAAAATCCTTGCATATTCGACTATTTCTCTTTTAGGTCTTATGATGTTGGCCGCAGCAGTCGGTACTCCTATTGCGATTACCGCAAGTTTGGTGCTTATTATCTTCCATGCGTTCGCAAAAGGATTTTTATTTGTCGAAGCAGGAGTTTTGGAAAAAGCTTTTCATGTTAAATATATTAATCAAATGAGAAGACTTATCGAAAAAGCGCCTTTAACATTAATGTTTATATTCTTCGGATTTTTAAATATGACGTTTGTGCCTTTCGGTACTTTTATCGGTAAATGGATGATGATTGAGGAAGTTAGCAACTTCTTACAACACGGAAGCTATATTATTTTGATTCTTTATGTCGGTGCCGGAAGTGCGTTTTTGAGTATTTTGTATATGAAAGTACTTGGTATAAGCGTTAGAAAAGCACATGGAATTAGAGAAGTTAAATGGGTGAAACTTCCTAAAACGTTCAATTTCGTATCCGTTTGGTATTATGCTTGGTTGCTTGCAATTACGGTATTTATTGCGCCTTTTATTGCGGATTTTATAGTTCCTATAGCAACAACTATAGCCGGGAAAACACCTGATATCAGTGCAAGCGGGCTGACTCTTCATATGTATCACTCAACACTTTATTTCTGGCAAATTTTAGGTGCTTTGGTGCTTTTATTGTTAATTCACGCATTGCCGTATTTCGTAAGATTTAAAGCCGATACGGTACATCCTTATAACTGTGGTGAAGCGTTTCCAAGACATATGGAAACTTGGAATTTCGAATGTTTATCAAGATATGAAGGTTATTTTATAGCGTTCAGTGTGGCGCTGTTTATTATGGTTGTAGTTCTTGGAGGAGGTCTGTTATGA
- a CDS encoding complex I subunit 1 family protein, whose amino-acid sequence MISAILTILAPVFGGIVYGIERIVKARMQRRVGPPLLQPFYDFFKLMDKRPLMIHSLHALMGIMYFVAEWFALAVLLLGNDLLIAVFFHVIAVLALVIGASSVRSPYSVLGALRELMHMISYEPLMVLMVVSFYLVVGSFDIRDILSYQGYPILEIPLVFVAFLLTIPMMLQKSPFDIAEAHQEIIGGPEIEYSGPFYEALYTGKWIEYIYVFTFVFLFGGNHYWLGALLVVGVFILINLIDNSTARLDFRKMVKFAWGILIPMAALNVILLALWQ is encoded by the coding sequence ATGATAAGTGCGATATTAACTATTTTGGCTCCGGTTTTCGGAGGTATTGTGTATGGGATTGAGAGAATAGTAAAAGCGAGAATGCAAAGAAGAGTCGGACCGCCTCTTCTTCAGCCTTTTTATGACTTTTTTAAATTAATGGATAAAAGACCGCTTATGATACATTCTCTTCATGCATTAATGGGAATTATGTATTTTGTTGCCGAGTGGTTTGCTTTGGCGGTACTTTTACTTGGAAACGATCTTTTAATTGCGGTATTTTTCCACGTTATAGCGGTACTTGCTTTAGTAATCGGTGCGAGCAGTGTAAGAAGCCCTTATTCGGTACTCGGTGCTTTAAGAGAGCTTATGCATATGATAAGTTACGAGCCTTTGATGGTATTGATGGTCGTTTCTTTTTATTTGGTTGTGGGAAGTTTTGATATCAGAGATATTTTGAGTTATCAAGGGTATCCTATTTTAGAAATTCCTCTTGTATTTGTGGCGTTTTTATTAACTATACCTATGATGCTTCAAAAATCTCCTTTTGATATAGCAGAAGCGCACCAAGAAATTATCGGCGGTCCCGAAATAGAATACAGCGGACCTTTTTATGAAGCTTTATATACCGGAAAATGGATAGAGTACATTTATGTATTTACTTTTGTCTTTTTATTCGGCGGGAATCATTATTGGCTTGGTGCTCTTTTGGTGGTCGGAGTGTTTATTTTAATAAACCTAATCGACAACTCCACGGCAAGACTTGATTTTAGAAAAATGGTGAAATTCGCATGGGGAATTTTAATTCCTATGGCTGCATTAAACGTTATTTTGTTAGCTTTATGGCAATAA
- a CDS encoding NADH-quinone oxidoreductase subunit B family protein: MGIFSKFRKKSPWILHYNTGGCNGCDIEILSALAPRYDIERFGMLNRGNPKQADILLVTGPVTKNCKDVLRRLYLEMAEPKVVVAMGACAHGGGIFRDFYHVENGVNSIIPVDVWIPGCAPRVEALIDEMVEAIEIWQKKSKEKEYLKDHENVINKLGVEDDD, from the coding sequence ATGGGAATTTTTAGCAAATTCAGAAAAAAATCGCCTTGGATTTTACACTACAACACGGGCGGATGTAACGGATGCGATATCGAGATTTTATCAGCTCTTGCGCCAAGATACGATATTGAGAGATTCGGGATGTTAAACAGAGGAAATCCTAAACAAGCCGATATTTTGCTTGTAACGGGACCCGTGACGAAAAATTGTAAAGACGTTTTAAGAAGACTCTATCTTGAAATGGCTGAGCCTAAAGTCGTTGTGGCAATGGGCGCTTGCGCTCACGGCGGCGGAATTTTTAGGGATTTTTATCATGTCGAAAACGGAGTAAATAGCATTATTCCGGTAGATGTTTGGATTCCGGGTTGTGCTCCGAGGGTTGAAGCGTTAATAGACGAAATGGTGGAAGCGATAGAGATTTGGCAGAAAAAATCTAAAGAAAAAGAGTATCTAAAAGACCACGAAAACGTAATTAATAAATTAGGAGTCGAAGATGATGATTAA
- a CDS encoding NADH-quinone oxidoreductase subunit C, with protein sequence MMINPQMTIEEVTLEEIVDKIRDFYDENVWNYITVNATDLGDKLQIDWLFSKYKEKNVIHIFRVFCDYDAKIPSIVEVIPSAWLSEWELADLFGLDVENAATGVFIAPDGPKAPLRASTEFGKSRS encoded by the coding sequence ATGATGATTAATCCGCAAATGACGATTGAAGAAGTTACCCTTGAAGAGATTGTCGATAAAATAAGAGATTTTTATGATGAAAACGTGTGGAATTATATCACCGTAAACGCTACGGACCTTGGAGATAAGCTTCAAATAGATTGGCTGTTTTCAAAATATAAAGAAAAAAACGTAATTCATATTTTTAGAGTTTTTTGTGATTACGACGCAAAAATACCTTCTATTGTCGAGGTGATTCCGAGTGCGTGGCTTAGCGAATGGGAGCTTGCGGACCTTTTCGGACTTGATGTCGAAAATGCGGCTACCGGAGTTTTTATTGCGCCGGACGGACCTAAAGCTCCACTTAGAGCATCTACTGAGTTTGGTAAATCAAGGAGTTAA
- a CDS encoding nickel-dependent hydrogenase large subunit, whose amino-acid sequence MGKIVVPFGSQHVALPEPISFLFDTENEIITKVEAHIGYVHRGIEKAAITRFEYTQLPYLTARVCGLCSITHAGAVVHGIEKLMDIEVNKRIDYLRMLVVELDRIHSHMLANGHVAEVVGYENLFMQTFRAREDVMDVLERITGNRVQYDYQTIGGVARDIDLETAEFAKKKLKKLKDNVLKVMEFHDSDYTFGLKTKGVGVISKEMAAKYNTAGPIARASGLETDVRAEFDYLPFEEVGYKMQLRHEGDVWARNMVRFDEVLNSIEMCENILDNLPEGEHQVKVKGRPKGETVVRVEAPRGECFYYLKASGKKVMDRVRIRVPTYANIPILKELFLGAKYSDAQAIVLSFDPCMSCTAR is encoded by the coding sequence ATGGGAAAAATAGTAGTACCTTTCGGGTCGCAACACGTAGCGCTGCCTGAGCCTATAAGTTTTTTATTTGATACCGAAAACGAAATAATTACAAAAGTCGAAGCTCATATCGGATATGTTCACAGAGGTATAGAAAAAGCCGCAATTACGAGATTTGAGTATACTCAGCTTCCGTATTTAACTGCGAGAGTTTGCGGGCTTTGTTCCATTACTCACGCCGGTGCCGTGGTACACGGAATCGAAAAACTTATGGATATAGAAGTAAATAAAAGAATCGATTATTTAAGAATGCTTGTAGTCGAGCTTGATAGAATTCACTCTCATATGCTTGCAAACGGACACGTAGCCGAAGTAGTGGGTTATGAAAACCTGTTTATGCAAACGTTTAGAGCCAGAGAAGACGTAATGGACGTACTTGAGAGAATTACGGGAAATAGAGTTCAATACGATTATCAAACTATAGGCGGAGTGGCAAGAGATATCGACCTTGAGACGGCGGAATTTGCAAAGAAAAAGCTAAAAAAACTAAAAGATAACGTTTTAAAAGTAATGGAATTTCACGATAGCGATTATACTTTCGGGCTTAAAACAAAAGGTGTAGGCGTAATAAGTAAAGAAATGGCGGCGAAATACAATACGGCCGGACCTATCGCCAGAGCCAGCGGACTTGAAACGGATGTGAGAGCGGAATTCGACTATCTGCCGTTTGAAGAAGTCGGATACAAAATGCAATTAAGACATGAGGGTGATGTTTGGGCGAGAAATATGGTGAGATTCGATGAAGTGTTAAATTCAATCGAAATGTGTGAGAATATTTTGGATAATTTGCCTGAGGGAGAACATCAAGTAAAAGTAAAAGGAAGACCAAAAGGCGAAACGGTAGTAAGAGTCGAAGCCCCAAGGGGAGAGTGTTTTTATTATCTTAAAGCCAGCGGTAAAAAGGTAATGGATAGGGTAAGAATCAGAGTACCGACATACGCAAATATTCCTATTTTAAAAGAACTTTTCTTAGGAGCAAAATATTCGGACGCTCAGGCGATTGTGCTTAGTTTTGACCCGTGCATGAGCTGTACGGCGAGATAG
- a CDS encoding 4Fe-4S binding protein, whose product MLKMFIESLKNLVSEPETIKYPFAPSPEPKGYRGTIHYNEELCIFCDKCENICPPGAIKFVVVDYETGKKEYNYNPYLCIYCGACVRECPKAEEGCLVQVETRTPPLGRSVPKGKELGYFINRIEDPKEVESKWREIEELNIKTKEEYKAYKKAKRAQKAAAKAKSEE is encoded by the coding sequence ATGCTTAAAATGTTTATAGAGAGTCTAAAAAACTTAGTAAGCGAGCCGGAGACGATAAAATATCCTTTTGCTCCTTCACCGGAGCCTAAAGGATATAGAGGAACGATACATTATAATGAAGAACTTTGTATTTTTTGTGACAAATGCGAAAATATATGTCCTCCGGGAGCTATTAAATTTGTAGTAGTCGATTACGAAACAGGCAAAAAAGAGTATAACTATAATCCGTATCTTTGTATCTATTGCGGTGCTTGTGTTAGAGAGTGCCCTAAAGCGGAAGAGGGATGTTTGGTGCAGGTTGAGACAAGAACTCCTCCTCTTGGAAGAAGCGTTCCGAAAGGAAAAGAGCTCGGGTATTTTATAAATAGAATCGAAGACCCTAAAGAAGTCGAGAGCAAGTGGAGAGAAATTGAAGAACTTAATATTAAAACGAAAGAAGAGTATAAAGCCTACAAAAAAGCGAAAAGAGCTCAAAAAGCCGCCGCAAAAGCCAAAAGCGAAGAGTAA
- a CDS encoding NAD(P)-dependent oxidoreductase, with the protein MKIAFFEVKEEEKEFFEKNLKNVDAEVFFFKETINEHQLPADYDVISIFINSKITSEILDKLPSLKYIQTRSTGYDHIDIVECYKRRIIVSNVRGYAGPAVGEFAYGLLLEAIRKIYIAINRVKEGNLYYKDLKGIEIEGKTIGVLGLGTIGSQIVKIAKGFGANTIAYVRHKKDMDVKQTPVLEEVLENSDFLFIALPLTPETKNLINKENISHFRGKVIINPARAEIIQKEVYENFDGIIAADVLPERDLAKKENIIATPHMAYYTKEALRRIMQISLNNLLDFLSGRKPRHCLKEECVKNYHNCKG; encoded by the coding sequence ATGAAAATAGCGTTTTTCGAAGTAAAAGAAGAAGAGAAAGAATTTTTCGAAAAAAACCTAAAAAACGTCGATGCCGAAGTGTTCTTTTTCAAAGAAACGATAAACGAACATCAATTACCCGCCGATTATGACGTAATCTCAATTTTTATAAATTCGAAAATCACTTCCGAGATTCTTGATAAACTACCGAGTCTTAAATACATTCAAACACGCTCCACAGGATATGATCATATCGATATTGTAGAGTGTTATAAAAGAAGGATAATTGTTAGTAATGTCAGAGGTTATGCTGGACCGGCTGTGGGGGAATTTGCTTACGGACTGCTTCTTGAAGCTATTAGAAAAATATATATTGCAATAAATAGGGTAAAAGAGGGCAATTTATACTATAAAGACCTAAAAGGCATTGAAATAGAGGGTAAAACAATCGGTGTTTTGGGACTTGGTACGATAGGGTCTCAAATCGTTAAAATCGCTAAGGGATTCGGAGCGAATACAATCGCGTATGTAAGACACAAAAAAGATATGGATGTAAAACAGACTCCCGTTTTAGAAGAAGTACTTGAAAACAGCGACTTTTTATTTATCGCTTTGCCTTTAACTCCTGAAACTAAAAATTTAATAAACAAAGAAAATATTTCGCATTTTAGAGGTAAAGTAATCATTAATCCGGCAAGAGCAGAGATAATTCAAAAAGAAGTTTATGAAAATTTTGATGGAATAATAGCGGCGGACGTACTTCCTGAGAGGGATTTGGCAAAAAAAGAGAATATAATAGCAACGCCTCATATGGCTTATTACACCAAAGAAGCTCTTAGAAGAATAATGCAAATATCACTAAATAATTTATTGGATTTTCTAAGCGGAAGAAAACCGAGACACTGCTTAAAAGAAGAATGCGTTAAAAATTATCATAATTGCAAAGGATAA
- a CDS encoding BatD family protein: MKKLILFLLPLLLLANVSVKVNKKELTKGEELIITITATGKDIKFPQINNIDGYNIIGTSLVSNIEVINGAMSESLSKSYIIVPDKNLTIPSFSVIIDGKVYTTKPIHIIVKTPKQTKGDYTLDINLSKKNLYLGQSAILDVKLHYKPPVESIQLQKPQIKGFLVQEILKTATDTEAEYKFLITPLKSGEFTIGPLMANIGILVKENPFNDPFFNLSVSSLKYKTIYSNQIKVKVNPIPNDSVYGDFKISLKAKNIINAGEPNTAILKVEGCGDFNDLPDFKLDIPNTTIYASKADTNISIVDNELCGTYTKKFTIIADNDYTIPPIKLKEYNGTLNVISTNPIKVKVIGAKPITTPKPPVTKTSTKPTKQHTENKKNYYEYAIYLILIVLGIGLGYFISKITSKEKKDDIFSKIKKADQKELFNLLIPYSDIPEIKEILQKLEENIYKGTNHKINKKEIIKIIKKFTDIK; the protein is encoded by the coding sequence ATGAAAAAACTGATACTTTTTCTTCTCCCTTTATTGCTACTTGCAAACGTCAGTGTCAAAGTAAATAAAAAAGAGCTGACAAAAGGAGAAGAACTTATAATAACCATAACCGCCACCGGAAAAGATATCAAATTTCCTCAAATAAACAACATAGACGGATATAACATTATCGGAACTTCGCTTGTAAGCAATATAGAAGTAATAAACGGAGCTATGAGCGAGAGTCTCTCAAAAAGCTACATTATCGTACCCGATAAAAACTTAACGATTCCTTCTTTTAGCGTTATAATCGACGGAAAAGTTTATACAACAAAACCGATTCATATTATAGTAAAAACTCCGAAACAGACAAAAGGAGACTATACTCTTGATATCAACCTATCCAAAAAAAATCTCTATTTAGGCCAAAGTGCGATTCTTGACGTCAAATTACATTATAAACCGCCCGTAGAATCCATTCAGCTTCAAAAACCTCAAATAAAAGGTTTTTTAGTCCAAGAAATCTTAAAAACGGCAACCGATACCGAAGCAGAATATAAATTTTTAATAACACCTCTAAAGTCCGGAGAATTCACAATAGGGCCGTTAATGGCGAATATCGGTATTTTAGTAAAAGAAAATCCGTTTAACGACCCGTTTTTTAACCTCAGCGTCTCAAGTTTAAAATATAAAACAATATACTCAAATCAAATAAAAGTAAAAGTAAATCCGATACCTAACGACAGCGTTTACGGGGATTTTAAAATCTCTTTAAAAGCAAAAAATATAATAAATGCCGGCGAACCCAATACGGCTATCTTAAAAGTAGAAGGTTGCGGAGATTTTAACGACTTACCCGATTTTAAACTCGATATTCCGAATACCACTATTTACGCATCAAAAGCGGATACGAACATCTCTATCGTAGATAACGAACTTTGCGGTACGTATACCAAAAAATTCACAATCATTGCCGATAACGACTACACCATTCCTCCAATCAAATTAAAAGAGTATAACGGCACCCTAAACGTAATCTCGACTAATCCTATAAAAGTCAAAGTCATAGGTGCAAAACCTATAACAACACCAAAACCGCCCGTTACGAAAACATCAACAAAACCTACAAAACAACACACCGAAAACAAAAAAAACTATTACGAATACGCTATTTATTTAATTTTAATCGTTTTGGGAATCGGACTTGGGTATTTTATTTCTAAAATAACCTCAAAAGAGAAAAAAGACGATATCTTCTCAAAAATAAAAAAAGCCGACCAAAAAGAACTATTTAACTTGCTGATACCTTATAGCGACATTCCGGAAATAAAAGAGATTCTTCAAAAACTCGAAGAAAACATCTATAAAGGTACAAACCATAAAATAAATAAAAAAGAAATTATTAAAATAATAAAAAAATTTACCGATATAAAATAA